One Drechmeria coniospora strain ARSEF 6962 chromosome 01, whole genome shotgun sequence genomic region harbors:
- a CDS encoding rRNA-processing protein UTP23: protein MRPSPLPPLAAVSRSLPRRRRCSDPPWRGRRDDDRCSSSTPPSSPPVHPHPRLPFRFETGIGLFAKRPPRPFPPPFLSPPSGSFSDPLSTHHRSRDRRVFVNGELIRGLTNGDDAVYESDFFIGANDGVGAWAARPRGHAGLWSRLILHFWATAVEKDLERCLSPPLPHEPHEPDPVAALQSAYEQTLDATVPHDWQGTTTACGAQLHYRMPPEVVGGGPTALLYVTNVGDCQIMVVRPRLREVVYKTKEQWHWFDCPRQLGTNSPDTPRRSAVMDTVDLEEGDVVLAMTDGVIDNLWEHEIVETLVKSIGDWESGTSRHGAADRTGGRNGGMKAAAQEVVAAAKVIAMDPFAESPFMEHAIEEGLASEGGKLDDISVVAAFVPRSPPSGDDQVGPWLDPPPLVAHHLIALGGVWSSSKASANNQPLQFLATRFKMRGKRSKQYRKLMEQFSMAFGFREPYQVLVDAEMVRDSCRFRMELAPALQRTVHGKVKPMITQCEIRKLYAQKAEPGVDEAIEVAKTCERRRCGHHPEEYPEPLSTMDCLRSVVDPKDQGENKHRYVVASQSQEVRRLLRTVRAVPLIYIKRSVMILEPMSDESAATRAREERSKFRAEILPALGKRKREERPDEGNDDDGDGDDNTRAAEKVKRGKRRGPKEPNSLSVKKTKKDTQTNVARRITRPEEEVATATQAKRKRRRKDKTAGAPTKQEGDADSAAPAVADVDGNDG from the exons ATGCGCCCATCCCCTCTTCCACCCTTGGCTGCCGTCTCGAGATCTCTCCCACGTAGGCGACGCTGCTCAGACCCGCCATGGCGGGGCCGCCGTGACGACGACCGCTGCTCATCCTCGACAcccccgtcctcgccgccggtgcaTCCGCACCCGAGACTGCCCTTTCGCTTCGAGACAGGCATCGGGTTGTTCGCCAAGCGCCCGCCGAGGCCCTTCCCCCCGCCCTTCCTCTCTCCTCCGTCCGGCTCCTTCTCCGACCCGCTGAGCACGCACCATCGGAGCCGGGATCGGAGAGTCTTTGTCAACGGCGAGCTGATACGGGGGCTGACaaacggcgacgatgccgtctaCGAGAGCGACTTCTTCATCGGCGCAAACGACGGCGTGGGCGCCTGGGCCGCTCGACCGAGAGGTCACGCCGG CCTGTGGTCCCGCCTCATCTTGCACTTttgggcgacggccgtcgagaaggACTTGGAAAGGTGTCTCTCCCCGCCCCTGCCGCACGAGCCGCACGAACCcgaccccgtcgccgcccttcAGTCCGCGTACGAGCAAACGTTGGATGCCACGGTGCCCCATGATTGGCAAGGAACCACGACCGCCTGCGGCGCCCAGCTGCACTACAGGATGCCCCCGGAGGTCGTGGGAGGCGGCCCTACGGCGTTGCTGTACGTGACCAACGTCGGAGACTGCCAGATCATGGTCGTCCGCCCGAGGCTGCGCGAGGTCGTCTACAAGACGAAGGAGCAGTGGCACTGGTTCGACTGCCCGCGACAGCTCGGGACGAACAGCCCGGACACGCCGAGACGGAGCGCCGTCATGGACACGGTCGATCTCGAGGAAGGcgacgtcgtgctcgccaTGACCGACGGCGTCATCGACAATCTCTGGGAGCACGAAATCGTCGAGACGCTGGTGAAGAGCATCGGCGACTGGGAGTCGGGCACGAgccgccacggcgccgcGGATCGTACGGGGGGGCGCAACGGCGGCATGAAagcggcggcgcaggaggTTGTCGCAGCAGCCAAGGTCATCGCCATGGACCCGTTCGCCGAAAGCCCATTCATGGAGCACGCCATCGAGGAGGGGTTGGCGAGCGAAGGAG GAAAACTTGACGACATCAGCGTCGTCGCGGCTTT CGTGCCAAGGTCTCCTCCGTCAGGTGACGATCAAGTGGGACCTTGGCTCGACCCACCCCCTCTTGTCGCTCACCATCTTATCGCAC TGGGTGGTGTTTGGTCATCCTCAAAAGCCTCCGCAAACAACCAACCGCTGCAGTTTCTCGCCACACGATTCAAGATGAGGGGGAAACGATCCAAACAGTATCGCAAGCTCATGGAGCAGTTCTCCATGGCATTCGGCTTCCGCGAGCCGTATCAAGTTTTGG TCGACGCCGAGATGGTGCGAGATTCGTGTCGTTTCAGGATGGAGCTTGCACCCGCCTTGCAGCGCACAGTCCACGGAAAGGTCAAACCCA TGATTACACAATGCGAGATTCGAAAACTGTACGCGCAAAAGGCCGAGCCTGGAGTTGACGAAGCCATCGAGGTGGCAAAGACTTGCGAGCGGCGACGCTGCGGCCACCATCCAGAAGAATACCCCGAGCCTCTGAGCACGATGGACTGCCTGCGGTCAGTCGTCGACCCCAAGGACCAGGGCGAGAACAAGCACCGCTATGTTGTGGCGAGTCAAAGCCAAGAAGTCAGGCGCCTACTGCGCACCGTTCGCGCCGTGCCTCTCATCTACATTAAACGGAGCGTCATGATCCTGGAGCCCATGTCGGACGAGAGCGCCGCCACGAGGGCTCGGGAGGAGAGAAGCAAATTCAGGGCCGAGATCTTGCCCGCCCTAGGAAAAAGGAAGCGGGAGGAAAggccggacgagggcaacgatgacgatggcgatggcgacgacaatacgagggcggcggagaaggtgAAAAGGGGGAAGCGGCGCGGACCGAAGGAACCAAACTCGCTCTCCGtgaagaagacgaagaaggATACGCAAACAAACGTGGCACGGAGGATCACGAGACCGGAGGAAGAGGTTGCCACAGCCACGCAGGCAAAACGGAAGAGGCGGCGGAAGGACAAGACGGCCGGTGCCCCGACGAAGCAAGAGGGAGACGCCGATTCGGCAGCGCCAGCTGTTGCCGACGTGGATGGAAACGACGGCTAG
- a CDS encoding DUF726 domain protein — translation MDGKASADGIASATQPDADEFGLPVRKYRTPEPDSTTGDAVLGESRATADPAARHETNPKQRETAAGDGSATRPLPDPRTTTRGADDDGDEAILEDAPAAIPPGSAVPSTKPSRAPQTIPPEKDAGPQQLPAEPTSGGAEDTTDADTPKMKNRETPEEASAPAGSILGSQPSHPKEGEASPLPAETSRVGVDDAADAADATPKMKHRETPEDTPEESPSPAASVDGAQHSSPMSAGKRRHSAARSRTTSLHSRSNSTVSNASVSEHSHQALAMQPEEEEPEEDEGWQTMPSYARYDMYDDDNRLIAREHDEEEDEKYTYGGLGGAGKGYTRVDMDDDVQSATSMDDNTQYLFKGASRNDLVDDEEGRDAVSQMEATKDLLTEGQRVAYVGLVRLEIARMVEDAEELGTTKKTKKALAIGVESLRMWGQKMMIRLYAHMDISEAEQLMIEQLDDHGVMPGDLTPALHANSRVRNPMAEDKGTTDKAATATDAAKSSGSSSPSSGEGDAAKDPAAPYESVESSEDLDVQTPSQLPTTQKIDIDLRWTVLCDLFLILIADSIYDARSRVLLERAGASLDISWIDICRFEKKVTDALEMQQAAEKENWNEDEHMEARRKLALKKRYVMMGLATVGGGLVIGLSAGLLAPVIGAGLAAGFTTIGVTGTSSFLAGAGGAAIITSSAAASGSLIGGRAANRRMGAVKTFEYRPLHNNKRVNLIVTVSGWLTGKVDDVRLPFSTVNSVMGDVYSVLFEPEMLRSMGDTINILATEALTQGLQQILGSTILVSLMAALQLPIVLTKLSYLIDNPWAVSLDRAWAAGLILADSLQERSLGTRPITLVGYSIGARVIFSCLQELAKKGAYGVVQNVYMFGSPIVVKKEEYRRAKSIVPGRFVNGFNRNDWILGYLFRLTSGGIRRVAGLAAIEDCPWMENMDVTDEVAGHMEYRRAMPKLLIKCGWEVDSEEFTEIEDPDPENHKERQRELINEIEEARKELEKSGKAKKGGRFGLFGRRKKAGRQEWEVYEDTAGKGAAAAPGGGTEADGGEGGHHGVLFDIDAIRAELAREAGQGATEEELQVREIKSTLPPMRLQLTPMSSPSPAPPMDRRGSLRETRSADELGLHVHVPDEGTTSPLRLADEHEHGEEEIQMTFDSPFHEESSHSNEELRRPTTKPTLADPWADEDEEFGKEKEISMTFA, via the exons ATGGATGGcaaggcctcggccgacggcatcgctTCAGCGACCCAACctgacgccgacgagttcGGATTGCCAGTCAGAAAATATCGCACTCCCGAACCCGATTCGACGACAGGCGACGCCGTCCTGGGCGAGAGCCGTGCAACGGCGGACCCGGCAGCCCGTCATGAGACCAACCCAAAACAACGAGAGACGGCTGCCGGTGACGGCTCTGCGACGCGGCCGTTGCCGGACCCGAGGACCACCACCAGAggtgccgatgacgacggagacgaggcgaTCCTCGAAGATGCTCCTGCTGCCATCCCTCCGGGCTCCGCCGTCCCGTCTACCAAGCCCAGCCGGGCGCCCCAGACGATCCCGCCCGAAAAGGACGCGGGTCCTCAACAACTCCCCGCCGAGCCAacgagcggcggcgccgaggacacgACCGATGCGGATACGCCAAAGATGAAGAATAGAGAGACGCCAGAGGAGGCGTCAGCTCCCGCCGGGAGCATTCTTGGGTCCCAGCCTTCCCACCCAAAGGAGGGTGAGGCTTCTCCACTCCCCGCCGAGACGAGTAGGGTCGGTGtggacgacgcggccgatgcggccgatGCGACACCAAAAATGAAGCATCGAGAGACGCCGGAGGATACGCCGGAGGAATCGCCGTCCCCCGCCGCGAGCGTCGATGGGGCCCAGCATTCCAGCCCGATGAGCGCCGGCAAGAGGAGGCATTCTGCAGCGCGCAGTCGCACCACGAGCTTGCACAGTCGAAGCAACAGCACCGTCTCCAACGCATCCGTTTCCGAGCATTCCCATCAGGCTCTCGCCATGcagccggaggaggaggagccggaggaggatgaaggGTGGCAGACGATGCCATCGTACGCCAGGTACGAcatgtacgacgacgacaatcGCCTCATCGCTCGAGAGCACGatgaggaagaggacgaaaagtacacgtacggCGGACTCGGAGGTGCAGGAAAGGGCTACACCCGGgtcgacatggacgacgatgTGCAGTCGGCCACGAGCATGGACGACAACACGCAGTACCTGTTCAAGGGGGCCAGCAGGAACGACTTGgtagacgacgaggagggtcGCGACGCCGTTTCGCAGATGGAAGCCACCAAGGACCTGTTGACGGAAGGGCAGAGGGTCGCCtacgtcggcctcgtgcgGCTCGAGATTGCGCGCATGgtggaggatgccgaggagctcgggACGACCAAGAAAACCAAAAAGgcgctcgccatcggcgtcgagtcTCTGCGCATGTGGGGCCAGAAGATGATGATCCGTCTGTACGCCCACATGGACAtcagcgaggccgagcagctcatgatcgagcagctcgacgatCACGGCGTCATGCCGGGCGACTTGACGCCGGCCCTTCACGCCAACTCGAGGGTTCGGAACCCCATGGCCGAGGACAAAGGGACGACGgacaaggcggcgacggcgacggatgcCGCCAAGTCGTCGGGGTCGTCCAGCCCGAGTTCCGGAGAGGGGGACGCGGCCAAGGATCCGGCGGCCCCGTACGAGAGCGTGGAAAGCTccgaggacctcgacgtTCAGACGCCGTCgcagctgccgacgacgcagaagATCGACATCGACCTCCGGTGGACCGTCCTGTGCGACCTgttcctcatcctcatcgccgaCTCCATCTACGACGCGCGCTCGAGGGTGCTGCTGGAGCGGGCGGGCGCGAGCCTCGACATCTCGTGGATCGACATCTGCAGGTTCGAGAAAAAGGTCACGGACGCGCTGGAGAtgcagcaggcggcggagaaggagaactggaacgaggacgagcacaTGGAGGCGCGCAGGAAGCTGGCGCTGAAGAAGAGATACGTCATGATGggcctcgccaccgtcggcggcggtctCGTCATCGGACTctcggccggcctgctggcgcccgtcatcggcgccggcctggcGGCGGGCTTCACGACCATCGGCGTCACGGGCACGAgcagcttcctcgccggcgccggcggcgctgccatcatcacgtcgtcggcggccgcctcgggtAGCCTCAtcggcgggcgggcggcaaACCGGCGAATGGGTGCGGTCAAGACGTTCGAGTACCGGCCGCTGCACAACAACAAGCGGGTGAACCTGATCGTGACGGTGTCCGGCTGGCTCACgggcaaggtcgacgacgtccggCTGCCCTTTAGCACCGTCAACTCGGTCATGGGCGACGTCTACAGCGTCCTGTTCGAGCCGGAGATGCTGCGCAGCATGGGTGACACCATCAACATCCTGGCCACCGAG GCGCTCACGCAGGGGCTCCAGCAGATCCTGGGCAGCACCATCCTGGTCAGCCTGATGGCGGCGCTCCAGCTGCCGATCGTGCTGACGAAGCTGTCGTACCTCATCGACAACCCGTGGGCCGTGTCGCTCGACCGCGCGTGGGCGGCCGGCCTCATCCTGGCGGATTCCCTGCAGGAGCGCAGCCTCGGGACGCGGCCCATCACGCTCGTCGGATACTCGATCGGCGCCCGCGTCATCTTCTCGTGCCTGCAGGAGCTGGCGAAGAAGGGCGCATACGGCGTGGTCCAGAACGTCTACATGTTTGGCTCGCCCATCGTGGTGAAGAAGGAGGAGTATCGGCGAGCCAAGTCGATTGTGCCGGGGCGGTTCGTCAACGGCTTCAACCGGAACGACTGGATCCTCGGCTACCTGTTCCGGCTGACGAGCGGCGGCATCCGACGGGTGGCCGGGCTGGCGGCCATCGAAGACTGCCCGTGGATGGAGAACATGGACGTGACGGACGAGGTAGCCGGCCACATGGAGTACCGACGAGCCATGCCCAAGCTGCTGATCAAGTGCGGCTGGGAGGTGGACAGCGAGGAGTTTACCGAGATCGAGGACCCCGACCCCGAGAACCACAAGGAGCGGCAGCGAGAGCTCATCAACGAGATCGAGGAGGCCCGCAAGGAGCTGGAGAAGAGCGGCAAGGCGAAGAAGGGCGGCCGCTTCGGCCTCTTCGGCCGTCGCAAGAAGGCGGGGAGGCAGGAGTGGGAGGTGTACGAGGACACGGCGGGCaagggagcggcggcggcgccgggcggcgggaccgaggccgacggggGGGAGGGCGGCCACCACGGCGTCCTGTTCGACATTGACGCCATCCGGGCCGAGctggcgagggaggcgggcCAGGgcgcgacggaggaggagctgcaggTGCGGGAGATCAAGTCGACActgccgccgatgcggcTGCAGCTGACGCCCatgtcgtcgccatcgccggcaccgccgatGGACAGACGGGGCTCGCTGCGGGAGACGAggagcgccgacgagctggggTTGCACGTGCACGTCCCGGACGAGGGGACGACGAGCCCGCTTAGgcttgccgacgagcacgagcacggggaggaggagatccAGATGACGTTTGACAGTCCGTTCCACGAAGAGTCATCGCACAGCAACGAGGAGctccggcggccgacgacgaagccgacgttGGCGGATCCGtgggcggacgaggacgaggagttTGGCAAGGAAAAGGAGATATCCATGACGTTTGCATAG
- a CDS encoding Golgi apparatus membrane protein tvp-23, whose translation MDAAQNNNPGALSWRLSSHPITLLTFLAFRISSVLIYFLGLWIIHSMIMIFIITILLLAADFYYLKNIAGRRLVGLRWWNEVNSQTGESQWVFESSDPATKIVNSTDSRFFWLALYLQPVLWLLLAILALVRLQFLWLPLVVIALVLTIMNTLAFSRCDKFGQASNLAGSALGTTNLAGSIASNMFSRFLTRN comes from the exons ATGGACGCGGCGCAGAACAACAACCCCGGCGCGCTGAGCTGGCGGCTGAGCTCGCATCCCATCACCCTCTTGACGTTCCTGGCTTTCAGGATAT CAAGCGTCTTGATATACTTTCTCGGCCTCTGGATCATACATAGCAT GATCATGAtcttcatcatcaccatactcctcctcgccgccgacttcTACTACCTCAAGAAcatcgccggccgccgcctcgtcggacTGCGCTGGTGGAACGAGGTCAACTCGCAGACGGGCGAGTCCCAGTGGGTGTTTGAGAGCAGCGACCCGGCCACGAAGATTGTCAACAGCACAGACTCGCGCTTCTTCTGGCTCGCCCTCTACCTCCAGCCCGTCCTGTGGCTCCTGCTGGCCATCTTGGCCCTCGTGCGCCTCCAGTTTTTGTGGCTGCCTCTTGTCG tcatcgccctcgtcctcacTATCATGAACACCCTTGCCTTCTCCCGCTGCGACAAGTTTGGCCAGGCGTCTAATCTGGCCGGAAGCGCCCTCGGCACGACAAACCTGGCGGGCAGCATCGCGAGCAACATGTTCAGCCGCTTTCTCACTCGCAACTGA
- a CDS encoding citrate lyase subunit beta, producing the protein MLTKSLGLTSDNITYDLEDSVTPSLKRAARSQLKSHLDALASRPQSVGELAVRVNAVSTAFALDDLTALASVPAVDAIVVPKVESAADLTFVTDVLRHVAPKRHVFGSDNPVKVVALIESARAIMDLASICKASPYLSGLIFAAEDFALDLSITRTPSLTEFLYARSAIVTAARAASLPSTIDLVCTSYKGDEGLKRLEQECAGGKSMGFNGKQCIHPDQVKTVQRMFAPGEQEVEWAVRVLVADEKAAASGRGAWTLDGKMIDAPVVAKARAVVAKAERCAQDVEGLRIKWKNQAPE; encoded by the coding sequence ATGCTCACCAAGTCCCTGGGCCTCACGTCTGACAACATAACGTACGACCTCGAAGACTCCGTCACACCCTCCCTCAAGCGCGCCGCTCGCTCGCAGCTCAAGTCTCACCTCGACGCGCTCGCCTCTCGTCCCCAATCCGTCGGCGAGCTAGCCGTCCGTGTCAACGCCGTATCCACGGCGTTTGCGCTCGACGACCTGaccgccctcgcctccgtccCGGCTGTCGATGCCATCGTCGTGCCAAAGGTAGAGTCCGCGGCAGATCTGACGTTTGTGACGGATGTCCTTCGACACGTTGCGCCAAAACGTCACGTCTTCGGGTCCGACAATCCCGTCAAggtcgtcgccctcatcgAATCCGCCCGGGCCATCATGGACCTCGCCAGCATATGCAAGGCGTCTCCCTATCTCAGCGGTctcatcttcgccgccgaagacTTCGCCCTCGACCTCTCCATCACCCGTACGCCATCATTGACCGAGTTCCTCTACGCCCGGTCGGCAATCGTCACGGCTGCCCGCGCAGCCTCTCTTCCCAGCACGATCGACCTTGTGTGCACCTCGTACAAAGGTGACGAGGGGCTGAAGAGGCTGGAACAGGAGTGCGCCGGTGGCAAGTCGATGGGCTTCAACGGCAAGCAATGCATCCACCCGGACCAAGTCAAGACTGTCCAACGAATGTTTGCCCCAGGGGAGCAGGAGGTTGAGTGGGCAGTCAGGGTTCTCGTTGCGGATGAAAAGGCTGCTGCCTCTGGTCGAGGCGCCTGgacgctcgacggcaagatgATAGAcgcccccgtcgtcgccaaagcCCGCGCTGTCGTCGCCAAAGCTGAGCGGTGTGCCCAGGATGTCGAGGGATTGCGAATCAAATGGAAAAATCAAGCTCCAGAGTGA
- a CDS encoding Homocitrate synthase, mitochondrial: protein MCGTENEAADPAPNDAHPGQNNSTASSIMYQRVDDYISNVSRYKIIESTLREGDQFINSFFTTEIKCKIATMLSNFGVDYIEVTSPASSPQSFEDCKTICKLGLKSKILTHVRCNMEDAKKAVECGVDGVDLVIGTSSLLRQYSHGKSMEIIQKSALEVIEYVKSQGIEVRFSSEDSFRSDLVDLLTLYKAVDKAGVVSCDIETHFHDDTGCAVANAITALEAGASLVDTSVLGIGERNGITPLGALMARMVVTSPEYTKSKYNLKLLREIDEYVASVVQVNIPFNNPITGFCAFTHKAGIHAKAAILANPSTYEIIDPALFGLTRYVSFSSRITGWNAVKSRVEQLGYNLSDDQIKEITAMIKQLGDVRPLAVEDADSVIHSYHLNQQEKKAT from the exons ATGTGCGGCACCGAAAACGAAGCGGCCGACCCGGCCCCCAACGATGCCCACCCCGGCCAGAACAACAGCACTGCATCGTCCATCATGTATCAGCGCGTTGACGATTACATTTCCAACGTATCTCGCTACAAGATTATTGAAA GCACGCTTCGCGAAGGAGATCAATTCATAAATAGCTTCTTCACCACCGAGATCAAGTGCAAGATCGCAACAATGCTTAGCAACTTCGGCGTTGATTATATCGAAGTAACTTCGCCAGCGAGTTCTCCCCAGTCGTTCGAGGACTGCAAGACTATTTGCAAGCTTGGCTTGAAG TCCAAAATTCTCACACATGTGCGATGCAATATGGAAGACGCCAAGAAGGCTGTGGAGTGTGGTGTTGATGGCGTCGATCTCGTTATCGGAACTTCGAGCTTGCTGCGCCAATATAGCCATGGCAAAAGCATGGAAATCATCCAAAAGAGTGCTCTTGAGGTCATTGAATATGTCAAGAG CCAAGGAATCGAAGTACGCTTCTCCTCCGAAGACTCATTCCGCTCTGATCTTGTCGACCTCCTTACTCTCTATAAGGCTGTCGACAAGGCTG GTGTGGTTTCCTGTGACATTG AAACGCATTTCCATGACGATACCGGCTGCGCAGTCGCGAATGCTATAACTGCCCTCGAGGCTGGTGCTTCGTTGGTTGACACGAGCGTCCTCGGTATTGGAGAGA GGAATGGCATTACGCCCCT CGGTGCCCTGATGGCTCGTATGGTTGTGACTTCTCCGGAGTATACTAAATCGAAGTATAATCTCAAGTTACTTCGCGAGATAGACGAGTATGTTGCTTCTGTTGTGCAAGTGAATATTCCA TTCAACAACCCTATTACTGGTTTCTGTGCATT CACGCACAAGGCTGGGATTCACGCCAAGG CAGCGATTCTTGCGAACCCCTCGACCTACGAGATCATTGACCCTGCCCTGTTTGGAT TGACTCGATACGTCTCATTTTCCTCCAGAATCACCGGCTGGAATGCCGTGAAATCTCGAGTCGAGCAACTGGGATACAATCTGTCGGATGATCAAATCAAGGAAAT TACCGCTATGATCAAGCAGTTGGGCGATGTCCGTCCGCTTGCTGTTGAAGACGCGGATTCCGTGATCCACTCGTATCATCTGAACCagcaggagaagaaggcTACTTAA